One genomic window of Pseudoxanthomonas sp. includes the following:
- a CDS encoding cytochrome c1 produces the protein MTKRPFSRLAAFAAGLLLSVSVYAAEGGATLQAGNDLSDKASLQRGAKLFMGYCSGCHSLKYLRYSRMAEDLGLSEDDVMANLNFTGAAVGEQIQVAMPHDPATKWFGKMPPDLSLIARVRGPDWVYTYLKSFYLDESRPLGWNNKLFPNASMPNPLWELQGLQHAEYGPPDPATKDRPVEALKLATPGTESPAEFDRSVRDITNFLEYAGEPAALKRQSMGVWVVLFLAALTFLAFLLKKEFWKDVH, from the coding sequence ATGACTAAGCGCCCGTTTTCCCGATTGGCGGCCTTCGCCGCCGGCCTGCTGCTGAGTGTGTCGGTCTACGCGGCCGAAGGTGGTGCGACCCTGCAGGCCGGCAACGACCTGTCGGACAAGGCCTCGCTGCAGCGTGGCGCCAAGCTGTTCATGGGCTATTGCTCGGGTTGCCACTCGCTCAAGTACCTGCGCTATTCGCGCATGGCCGAAGACCTGGGCTTGAGCGAAGACGACGTCATGGCCAATCTGAATTTCACCGGCGCGGCCGTCGGTGAGCAGATCCAGGTGGCGATGCCGCATGACCCGGCGACCAAATGGTTCGGCAAGATGCCGCCCGACCTGAGCCTGATCGCGCGGGTGCGTGGCCCGGACTGGGTCTACACGTACCTGAAGTCGTTCTACCTGGACGAGTCGCGTCCGCTGGGCTGGAACAACAAGCTGTTCCCCAACGCCTCCATGCCCAATCCGCTGTGGGAACTGCAGGGCCTGCAGCACGCCGAATACGGCCCGCCGGACCCGGCCACCAAGGACAGGCCGGTCGAGGCGTTGAAGCTGGCGACGCCTGGCACCGAGAGCCCTGCCGAATTCGACCGCTCGGTGCGCGACATCACCAATTTCCTCGAATACGCCGGCGAGCCTGCCGCCCTGAAGCGCCAGAGCATGGGCGTGTGGGTGGTGCTGTTCCTGGCCGCGCTGACCTTCCTGGCCTTCCTGTTGAAGAAGGAATTCTGGAAGGACGTGCACTGA